A genome region from Salvelinus alpinus chromosome 26, SLU_Salpinus.1, whole genome shotgun sequence includes the following:
- the LOC139554597 gene encoding voltage-dependent calcium channel gamma-4 subunit-like isoform X1 — MEAKGRGMPQVMVWWEKGIQVVLTTLGAFAAFSLMAVAIGTDYWLYARAFICNSTANSSQDDPNNKDKKDPGALTHSGLWRICCLEGLKRGVCSQINHFPDDADYDQDAAEYLLRVVRASSIFPILSAILLLMGAMCVASSSFYKSKRNIILGGGILFVAAGLSNIIGVIVYISAALSDISPKKDEDKKWHYSYGWSFYFGGLSFILAEMVGVLAVNIYIEKNKELRCRSRTELFKSTTNAMLRLPSYRFRRRSRSSSHSTDPPHSPRDTSPTDAKSFALPPSAPPFSVATLPNPHHAGGGVGGDISMYTLTRDSKMGSLGGGGPPLYGTVDRASLYQLHSYFPNEEVGVMMSGTLPSLSKSNLSAAGQNATVGGTAIAPLNTLSSSGPTPQQPPLSTGTMERERGMGTLDRLGGKRNRDTDSDTLNRRTTPV; from the exons ATGGAGGCAAAAGGCAGAGGCATGCCCCAAG TCATGGTGTGGTGGGAGAAGGGGATCCAGGTTGTCCTCACCACTTTGGGGGCGTTTGCAGCCTTTTCCCTGATGGCTGTGGCCATTGGTACGGACTACTGGCTGTACGCACGGGCCTTCATCTGCAACAGCACGGCCAACTCCTCCCAGGATGACCCCAACAACAAGGACAAGAAAGACCCTGGTGCCCTCACCCACTCTGGCCTTTGGAGGATCTGCTGTCTGGAGG ggctgaAGAGAGGAGTGTGTTCTCAGATCAATCATTTCCCGGACGATGCAGACTATGATCAGGATGCAGCAGAGTATCTCCTGC GTGTGGTCCGAGCCTCCAGTATCTTCCCCATCCTGAGTGCTATACTCCTCCTGATGGGAGCGATGTGTGTTGCATCCAGCAGCTTCTACAAGAGCAAGAGGAACATCATCCTAGGAGGAGGCATCCTGTTTGTGGCTGCTG GCCTGAGCAACATCATCGGCGTGATCGTGTACATCTCTGCGGCGCTAAGCGACATCTCGCCCAAGAAGGACGAGGACAAGAAGTGGCATTACTCGTACGGCTGGTCCTTCTACTTTGGAGGCCTCTCCTTCATCCTGGCTGAGATGGTGGGCGTCCTGGCCGTCAACATTTACATCGAGAAGAACAAGGAGCTGCGCTGCCGCTCTCGCACCGAACTCTTCAAGAGCACCACGAACGCCATGCTCCGCCTGCCCAGCTACCGCTTCCGCCGGCGCTCCCGCTCCAGCTCGCACTCTACCGACCCGCCACACTCCCCCCGTGACACCTCACCCACAGACGCCAAGAGCTTTGCATTACCGCCGTCTGCCCCGCCTTTCTCTGTGGCCACCCTTCCCAACCCGCACCATGCTGGTGGAGGAGTAGGGGGCGATATCTCCATGTATACCCTGACCCGGGACTCCAAGATGGGGAGTCTTGGTGGCGGCGGGCCCCCCCTCTACGGCACGGTGGACCGGGCCTCCCTCTACCAGCTGCACAGCTACTTCCCCAATGAGGAAGTGGGGGTGATGATGAGCGGTACACTGCCTTCTCTCTCCAAGTCCAACCTCTCTGCGGCGGGCCAGAATGCCACGGTCGGCGGCACTGCCATTGCGCCCCTGAATACCTTGTCGTCCTCCGGTCCTACCCCCCAGCAGCCACCTCTGTCCACAggcaccatggagagagagaggggcatggGCACCCTGGACCGGCTGGGGGGCAAACGGAACAGGGACACTGACTCGGACACGCTGAACAGGAGAACCACGCCAGTGTGA
- the LOC139554597 gene encoding voltage-dependent calcium channel gamma-4 subunit-like isoform X2: MEAKGRGMPQVMVWWEKGIQVVLTTLGAFAAFSLMAVAIGTDYWLYARAFICNSTANSSQDDPNNKDKKDPGALTHSGLWRICCLEGLKRGVCSQINHFPDDADYDQDAAEYLLRLSNIIGVIVYISAALSDISPKKDEDKKWHYSYGWSFYFGGLSFILAEMVGVLAVNIYIEKNKELRCRSRTELFKSTTNAMLRLPSYRFRRRSRSSSHSTDPPHSPRDTSPTDAKSFALPPSAPPFSVATLPNPHHAGGGVGGDISMYTLTRDSKMGSLGGGGPPLYGTVDRASLYQLHSYFPNEEVGVMMSGTLPSLSKSNLSAAGQNATVGGTAIAPLNTLSSSGPTPQQPPLSTGTMERERGMGTLDRLGGKRNRDTDSDTLNRRTTPV; this comes from the exons ATGGAGGCAAAAGGCAGAGGCATGCCCCAAG TCATGGTGTGGTGGGAGAAGGGGATCCAGGTTGTCCTCACCACTTTGGGGGCGTTTGCAGCCTTTTCCCTGATGGCTGTGGCCATTGGTACGGACTACTGGCTGTACGCACGGGCCTTCATCTGCAACAGCACGGCCAACTCCTCCCAGGATGACCCCAACAACAAGGACAAGAAAGACCCTGGTGCCCTCACCCACTCTGGCCTTTGGAGGATCTGCTGTCTGGAGG ggctgaAGAGAGGAGTGTGTTCTCAGATCAATCATTTCCCGGACGATGCAGACTATGATCAGGATGCAGCAGAGTATCTCCTGC GCCTGAGCAACATCATCGGCGTGATCGTGTACATCTCTGCGGCGCTAAGCGACATCTCGCCCAAGAAGGACGAGGACAAGAAGTGGCATTACTCGTACGGCTGGTCCTTCTACTTTGGAGGCCTCTCCTTCATCCTGGCTGAGATGGTGGGCGTCCTGGCCGTCAACATTTACATCGAGAAGAACAAGGAGCTGCGCTGCCGCTCTCGCACCGAACTCTTCAAGAGCACCACGAACGCCATGCTCCGCCTGCCCAGCTACCGCTTCCGCCGGCGCTCCCGCTCCAGCTCGCACTCTACCGACCCGCCACACTCCCCCCGTGACACCTCACCCACAGACGCCAAGAGCTTTGCATTACCGCCGTCTGCCCCGCCTTTCTCTGTGGCCACCCTTCCCAACCCGCACCATGCTGGTGGAGGAGTAGGGGGCGATATCTCCATGTATACCCTGACCCGGGACTCCAAGATGGGGAGTCTTGGTGGCGGCGGGCCCCCCCTCTACGGCACGGTGGACCGGGCCTCCCTCTACCAGCTGCACAGCTACTTCCCCAATGAGGAAGTGGGGGTGATGATGAGCGGTACACTGCCTTCTCTCTCCAAGTCCAACCTCTCTGCGGCGGGCCAGAATGCCACGGTCGGCGGCACTGCCATTGCGCCCCTGAATACCTTGTCGTCCTCCGGTCCTACCCCCCAGCAGCCACCTCTGTCCACAggcaccatggagagagagaggggcatggGCACCCTGGACCGGCTGGGGGGCAAACGGAACAGGGACACTGACTCGGACACGCTGAACAGGAGAACCACGCCAGTGTGA
- the LOC139554598 gene encoding voltage-dependent calcium channel gamma-6 subunit-like, with protein sequence MWSTFFLHEEDGRPIPPGLGVGPGAGPLGLTGVMGGRGAGAGAMGVKRRAKALTSRHPGGMSEVQKGKIKLAFFVAIVGVVLTVLGLGTEYWVELSPPKNFYNNQTCLAAHYGLWKGCSRTLWVADIDPERESCGPAELPGESHCNYFKFYTTGENAVIFQKTTEKSLNVAAAMMALFGLFLMVMGAICITTALSKGESFFLKPASVCFILSGLLMLLSLTVFNQSVLSFLASDHSVPLHHELSWSVSCIGCAGVMLILGGILFLLLALPFSPWRRCFPPKNESDS encoded by the exons ATGTGGTCCACCTTCTTTCTGCACGAAGAGGATGGCAGACCGATTCCACCAGGGCTGGGCGTAGGACCAGGAGCAGGTCCACTGGGACTGACCGGTGTCATGGGTGGCAGAGGGGCTGGGGCTGGTGCTATGGGAGTTAAGCGCCGGGCAAAAGCGTTGACATCGAGACACCCAGGGGGCATGAGCGAGGTCCAGAAGGGCAAGATTAAGCTGGCGTTCTTCGTGGCCATCGTGGGCGTGGTATTGACAGTCTTGGGCTTGGGCACAGAGTATTGGGTGGAGCTGTCCCCGCCCAAGAACTTCTACAACAACCAGACGTGTCTGGCGGCTCACTACGGGCTGTGGAAAGGATGCTCCCGGACTCTGTGGGTGGCGGACATTGACCCTGAGCGAGAGAGCTGTGGGCCGGCTGAACTGCCAGGAG AATCTCACTGCAACTACTTCAAGTTCTACACCACCGGAGAGAATGCTGTCATCTTCCAGAAGACGACAGAAAAGA GTCTGAATGTGGCGGCAGCCATGATGGCCCTCTTCGGTCTCTTCCTGATGGTCATGGGGGCCATATGCATCACCACAGCCCTCAGCAAAGGAGAATCGTTCTTCCTCAAGCCTGCTTCGGTTTGCTTCATTCTGTCAG gCCTCCTGATGCTCCTATCTCTTACTGTTTTCAACCAATCGGTCCTCTCCTTCCTAGCCAGTGACCACTCGGTGCCGTTGCATCACGAGCTGTCTTGGTCAGTGTCCTGTATTGGGTGTGCAGGGGTCATGCTTATTTTGGGCGGAATCCTCTTTCTCTTGCTTGCACTGCCATTCAGCCCCTGGCGAAGGtgttttccccccaaaaatgaaagTGACAGCTAG